The genome window CCGGCGCGGGCGCGGAGGCCGGCGCGGAGTGAGGTTCCCCCGGTCTCGTGGACAGTCTGACTATGCCGCCGACGCGGCGACCTGGGTCTTCAGTTCGAACTCGACGGGGCTGAGGTAACCCAGCAGCGAGTGGCGCCGCTCGAGATTGTAGAAGAAATGGATGTAATCG of Sandaracinaceae bacterium contains these proteins:
- a CDS encoding IS3 family transposase, whose protein sequence is DYIHFFYNLERRHSLLGYLSPVEFELKTQVAASAA